The Heptranchias perlo isolate sHepPer1 unplaced genomic scaffold, sHepPer1.hap1 HAP1_SCAFFOLD_286, whole genome shotgun sequence genome includes a window with the following:
- the LOC137310883 gene encoding uncharacterized protein, translated as MEDGSAQLSRLPPEAEKKSFMCTFCGSVFISSHSLRQHSRVHAAERPSCSEANRQAAICPDPRRVTRPFEHLFTCDLCGRRFSICSFLIRHQAAHTGQPPQECNLCGQTFASPSNYSEHRRRHYREEAGRCAVCGIALADPVALLRHRHSHMMREPFVCGVCGVSFQRAHYLRWHQRTHASVLSGYMPVSSTSPTRKVALSPKHRDWTESSSLPQQACGTGFELGVRPGAELGVRQGAVSSALVQPWCGAGTKLGVHQGAESLALVQQGGGMGAELWVRQGAESSALTQQGGGMGAELGVRQRAVTLPQQGGGAVAVLGARQGAETSPQQGGGDWTESSASSSPQQGSGDWTESSASASPQQGSGDWTESSASASPQQGDGDWTESSSSPQQGSGDWTESSASASPQQGGGDWTESSSLPQQGGGDWTVSSSSPQQDGGGGTELEVGQGVKSSPPWVTNAKLGSSPGASGSAERRPPGSSLDSVGHGRHHQATQGRSRSIKRPRRQGRAHPAERPRHRVEGGLARDSSFICHICGDSFTGWYQLQRHQRRHLNTIL; from the coding sequence ATGGAAGACGGCTCGGCCCAGCTCAGCCGGCTCCCTCCCGAGGCCGAGAAGAAGTCCTTCATGTGCACCTTCTGTGGCAGTGTCTTCATCAGCTCGCACTCGCTGCGGCAGCACAGCCGCGTCCACGCTGCCGAGAGACCGTCGTGCAGCGAGGCGAACCGACAGGCTGCCATCTGCCCGGACCCGAGGCGTGTTACTCGACCCTTCGAGCACCTCTTCACCTGCGACCTGTGCGGCAGGCGTTTCTCCATCTGCTCCTTCCTGATCAGGCACCAGGCGGCCCACACAGGCCAGCCTCCCCAGGAGTGTAACCTGTGCGGACAGACCTTTGCCTCGCCCAGCAACTACAGCGAGCACCGGCGGCGGCACTACCGGGAGGAGGCAGGCCGCTGCGCCGTGTGTGGCATCGCCCTGGCTGACCCTGTAGCCCTGCTCCGTCACCGTCACAGTCACATGATGCGAGAGCCCTtcgtctgtggtgtgtgtggcgTCAGCTTCCAGCGCGCCCACTACCTGCGGTGGCACCAGCGCACACATGCCAGCGTGCTCAGCGGGTACATGCCTGTCTCCTCGACCAGCCCCACCCGCAAGGTGGCATTATCGCCCAAGCACAGAGACTGGACTGAGTCGTCATCGTTGCCGCAGCAAGCGTGCGGAACGGGGTTTGAGCTGGGGGTCCGCCCTGGGGCCGAGCTGGGGGTCCGCCAGGGGGCCGTGTCATCGGCATTGGTGCAGCCATGGTGCGGAGCGGGGACCAAGCTGGGAGTCCACCAGGGGGCTGAGTCATTGGCATTGGTGCAGCAAGGGGGCGGAATGGGGGCTGAGCTGTGGGTCCGCCAGGGGGCTGAGTCATCGGCATTAACTCAGCAAGGCGGCGGAATGGGGGCTGAGCTGGGGGTCCGCCAGAGGGCTGTGACTTTGCCGCAGCAAGGGGGTGGAGCGGTTGCTGTGCTGGGGGCCCGCCAGGGGGCCGAGACATCGCCCCAGCAAGGGGGCGGAGATTGGACCGAATCATCAGCATCGTCATCGCCCCAACAAGGGAGCGGGGACTGGACTGAGTCATCGGCATCAGCATCGCCCCAACAAGGGAGCGGGGACTGGACCGAGTCATCGGCATCAGCATCGCCCCAACAAGGGGATGGAGACTGGACCGAGTCATCATCATCGCCCCAGCAAGGGAGCGGGGACTGGACCGAGTCATCGGCATCGGCATCGCCCCAACAAGGGGGCGGAGACTGGACTGAGTCGTCATCATTGCCCCAGCAAGGGGGCGGAGACTGGACCGTGTCATCATCATCGCCCCAGCAAGATGGCGGAGGGGGGACTGAGCTGGAGGTTGGACAGGGGGTCAAGTCATCGCCACCGTGGGTCACGAACGCCAAGTTGGGCTCCTCGCCCGGAGCGTCTGGCTCAGCGGAGAGGCGGCCCCCGGGCTCCAGCTTGGACTCCGTCGGCCATGGGAGGCACCACCAGGCCACACAGGGCCGGAGCCGAAGCATCAAGAGGCCACGTCGACAAGGTAGGGCACACCCAGCAGAGCGGCCCAGGCATCGGGTGGAGGGCGGCCTGGCCAGAGACAGCTCCTTCATCTGCCACATCTGCGGGGACAGCTTCACTGGCTGGTATCAACTGCAGAGGCACCAGCGGCGGCACCTAAACACCATTCTGTGA